CCGACACCCGCGACGTCCGGCGCACGCTGATGTTCGCGGCCTCGGTGGTCGGCGCGGTGGCGTTGGCGCTGTTCGCCGTGCTGCGCGACTACTGGCTGCTGCTCGCGGTGTCGGTGACGCTGTGGGCCTTCTCGGCCTCGCACATGCCCCAGATGTTCGCCTACGCGCGCCAACTGCTGGACCGGTCGCGCTCCACCAGGGGCGCGTTCGCGATCAGCGGCCTGCGCACCACCCTGTCGGTCGCGTGGGTCGGCGGCCCGCCGCTGGGCGCGCTGCTGATGACCGCCGCCGGGTTCACCGGCCTGTTCACCGCGGCCGCCGCGATGTACGTGCTCACGGCCGTCGCCACGCTGATCTGGCTGCCCCGCCTGGGCCCGGACCCGGTGGTCGCCGCCGACGTCGACCACCGGCCAGGCCCGCGCGGCGGGTTCCTGCTGGCCTCCGCCGCGTTCGTGCTGCTCCAGGGCGCGACTGCGGTGGGCGTGGCGGCGATGCCGCTGTTCATCACCGAGGACCTCGGCGGCACGGCCGGCGACGCGGGCCTGGTGCTGGGGCTGTGCGCGGCGCTGGAGATCCCGCTGATGCTCGGCTTCGGCGCGCTCGCAGTCCGGTTCGACCACCGCGTGCTGGTGCTCGCGGGCGGCGCGCTGGCCCTGGCCTACTACTCGGTCATGGTCCTGGTCCAGGCGACCTGGCAGGTGATGGCCGCGCAGGCGCTGCACGCCGTCGTGATCTCCGCGGTGATGGGCGTGGGCATCTCCTACTTCCAGGACCTCGCGCCGGACCGCCCCGGCTACGCCACCACGCTCTACACCAACACCGCGAGGCTCAGCGCCATGACCTCGGGCCCGCTGCTGGGCGCGGCCCAGCACTTCGGCTACCGCACCGCCTACGGCATCGGCCTGGTGATGTCCGCGCTCGGGCTCGCGCTGCTGCTGGCCGACCGGCGGCAGCGCCGCGGCGCGGTGCCCGAAGGGGCATGAACCGACCGTTCGGTTTGCGCTGTTCGAGCGGTTCTCCGCGAAAGTCGGGTCACGACCACCCCCCGCGTTGCTACACCTTCCCGGGGGAGGGGGTCATCGTGCCCAAGGGTTTCTACACCGACGACCGGGGCCGGGTGCGCCCGGTCGCCGGCGGCGGGGGGAAGGGCGGGCTGCTGCTGGCCGGACTGGTCGCGCTCAGCGCCGTCGGGTACGGCGGCGCCGTGGGGCTGAGCGCCGGTCCCGGTGAGGCCTCCGGGGCCGGTGGTTCCGGGTTGGGCCTGGCCGCGCGCAAGGCCGAGGGCGCCGACCTGGCCCGCCGGGGCGACGCCGAGGGCGCCTGGCTGCGCATGGGGCTGCGGGCGCACGCGCAGAGCCCCAGGGAGGGCGCGGACTGCGTCACGGCCTCGTTCGGCGGGGTGCGGGAGTTCCTCCGGCGCACCCGCTGCGTCTCGATGGACCGCGCGCTGTTCACCGTCGGCGACGACGCGGGCAACACCATGGTCGTCTCGGTCGCCTGGGTGGAGTTCGCCTCGCGCGCCGACGCGCGCGAGTTCCAGGCCCTCCTGGACCAACCCGGCTCCGGCGACATCAGCCCGCTGCCCGGCGCGCTGGTCGGCCTGGGCGACGTGGCGTTCACCGGGGCCAACTACGGCGCCGAGCGGGAACGCGGCACGGTCACCGTCGCGGAGGCCGAGCCGGTCAGCGGGTTCGTCACGCCGGAGGTGCTGGACGCGGTGGCGGAGGTGGCGGCGCTGCTGCCCCGCTGACCCGGCCCGAGGCCGCGGAACCAACCGCCGGACCGGCGAACACCGGATCGGCGAACGAGGCCCGCCGCGCCGCCCGGCGCAGCGTGCGCAGCAGCACCGGACCGGTCGCCAGCACCAGGACCGTCGTCGTGATCGCCCGGCCGACGTCCCAGCCCAGCGACGTGGCCAGGCTGAACAGCACCAGCCGCACCAGGTTGTCCGCGAGCGGCCCGCCGGGCTGGTAGGACAGCGACGTGCTCGCCGCACCCAGCGCGAACGGCCAGAACGACAGGTTGAGCAGCAGCCCGTACACCAGCGACGCGACCGCGCTGTACGCGGCGAGCAGCGCCAACTCCGCCCCGCCGCCCGGCTTCACCCCGCGGGGCTTCGGCAGCAGGCCCGCGCCCAGCCCCACCCACGCCGCACCCAGCATCTGGTACGGCAGCCACGGACCCACGCCGCCGGTCAGCAGCGCCGACGCGAACAGCATCGTGTTGCCCAGGACGAACCCGAACCCCGGCCCGAACACCCGCCCGCCCAGCACGAGCAGGAAGAACACCGTCTCGATGCCCGCCGTGCCCGCACCCAGCGGCCGGATCGCCGCGCCCAGCGCCGAGAGCACGCCCAGCACCGCCACGGCCTTGGCGTCCAGCCCGCCCTCGCTCAACTCGGCCAGCACCACGGCCAGCACCAGCGGCAGGAGCAGCGCGAACACCCACGGGGCCTCGGCACCGCGCGCGATGCCCGCGTCGGCGGAGACCAGCAGCGGCCAGCCGAACGCCACCACGCTGATCGCCGCCGCCACGGCCAGCGCGACCGCGGCGCGCGGGCGCACGCGCAGGGCGTTCACCGGCCCTCCTCCAGGGCGTCGGCGACGTCCGCGACCGTCAGCCACCGGCGCGGCGCGAGCACCTTCGCCACCTGCGGCGAGAACACCGGTGAGGCGGTGACCACCTCGGCGGTCGGCCCGTCCGCGACCACCTCGCCGTCGGCCAGCACCACCACCCGCGTGGCGTACTCGGCGACGAACTCGACGTCGTGCGTGGCCAGCACGACCGCGTGCCCGTCGTCGGCGAGGTCGCGCAGCGCCCCCGCCAACCGGGTCTTCGCCGGGTAGTCCAGGCCCCGGGTCGGCTCGTCCAGCAGCACGACCCGCGGACGCGGGGTGAGCGCGACCGCCAGCACCAGCGCCAACCGCTGCCCCTCGGACAGGTCGCGCGGGTGCCGGTCGTCGGGGACGCCCGGCGCGAGCCGGTCCAGCAGTTCCCGGCACGTCCCGCCGGGTCGTCCGGACTCCCGGTCGGCCTGCTCGCACTCGCCGCGCACGGTGTGCAGGTACAGCAGGTCCGCGGGCTGCTGCGGCACCAGGCCGACCGCGGCCCGCCGGGGCCCCGGCTTGAGGGAGGCCGGGTCGACGCCGTCCACCGCGACCTCGCCGCCGGACCGCTTCCCGGTGCCCTGCACCGCCCACAGCAGGCTCGACTTGCCCGCCCCGTTGCGGCCCATGACCGCCACCCGCTCGCCCTCCCCGACGGTCAGCGACACCCCGCGCAGCGCGTCCACCGAGGAGTGGCGCACCCGCAGGTCGCGGGCGGTCAGCACGGTCGCGCCGGGGGAGCGGGGCACGTCGGGGCGATCGTCGAGGCGGTCGCGCAGCGGGCCGGCCAGCCGCCGGGCGTCCCGGATGGACACCGGCACCGGCTCCCACCCGGCCAGCCGGGCCAACCGCACGACCGGCGGCGCGACGGGCGCCCGCGCCAGCACGGGACCGGGCGCGCCGGCGACGGGCGCGCCCCCGTCGCCGGGCAGCCACACGACCCGGTCGGCGTACTGGGCGACGCGCTCCAGCCGGTGCTCGGCGATGAGCACCGTCATGCCGACGTCGTGCACGAGCCGGTGCAACGCGGCCAGCACGTCCTCCGCCGCACCCGGGTCCAGCGCCGACGTCGGCTCGTCGAGCACCAGCACCTTCGGGTGCGCGGTGAGGGCCGCGCCCACCGCGACCCGCTGCTGCTGGCCACCCGACAGCGCGGCCAGCGGCCGGTTCCGCAGCTCGGCCAGCCCCAGCAGGTCCAGGGTCTCCTCGACGCGCTTGCGCATCACCGCGTTCGGCAGCGCCAGCGACTCCATCGAGTACGCCAGCTCCTCCTCGACGGAGTCGGTGACGAACCCGGCCTGCGGGTCCTGCGCCACCACGCCCACCACGTCCGCCAGCTCGCGCGGCGGGTGGGTGCGGGTGTCGCGGCCGTCGACCAGGACGCGCCCGGCGAGCGTGCCGCCGGTGAAGTGCGGCACCAGCCCGTTGACCGCGCGCAGCAGGGTCGACTTGCCCGACCCGGTGCGGCCGACCACCAGGCACAGCTCGCCCTCCGGCACGTGCAGGTCCACCCCGGACAGCACCGGCCGCGCGGCCTCGCGGTAGGTGACGGTGACGTTCTCGAACCGGATCATGTCCTCTTCCCCGTCGGGCGGCCCGCGATCAGCACGGGGGCCAGGGCGCACAGCACGCCGAGCGTCGGCAGCAGCGGCAGCCCGGGCGCGGTCAGCGGCACGGTGCTCGCCGACAGCGCCGCGCCGCCCAGGTCGGCCGGCGCGAGGAACGCGGCCGACACCGCGACCAGGCCGGAGGCCACCACCAGCAGCTCGCGCGGGCCCCAGCGGTCCGGGCGGTACCGGCTGCGCCGCACCCGCCGCGACCCGCTCCACAGCCCGGCCACCGCCAGCGCCGACCCGACCGCCAGCACCGGCGCGCCGACCAGCGGCGACGACGTGCCGTCGAGCAGGCCGTACGCGCCGACGCACAGCCCCGCCAGCCCGCCGAGCACGAGCCCGCCGGTCAGCAGCCGGGCCCGCCGCGACTGGCCCGCCGTGCGCCCGTAACCGCGCGAGTCCATCGCCGCGGCCAGCACCAGCGACCGCTCGAACGCGTCCTCCAGCACCGGGGCCAGCAGCACCCGCACCGCCCGCACCCCGCGCACCGCGTCACCGCGCAGCGCCCGCGCCCGGCGCACCGACCGCGCGCTCGCCACCAGCTGCGGGGCGACGGTCAGCGCCACCACCACCGCCACGCTCACCTCGTACAGCGCGGCGGGCAGCGACCTCAGCAGCCGCTTGGCGTTGGCCAGCGCGTTCGCCGCGCCCACGCAGCACAGCAGCGTCGCCAGCTGGAGGCCCTGGTACACCGCGAACGCCAGGCCCTCGGCGCTGACCGGCCCGCCGAGCCGCACGCCCCGCGCCCAGTCCGGCAGCGGCACCTCGGGCAGCACTAGCAGCACCGTCGGCCCGGTGACGCCGCCGAGCAGCACGTGGAACAGCACCCGGATCGCGATCACCACCAGGCCGAACTTCAGGAACACGCCGTACGCGCTCGCCCACGGCGTGTCCTGGCGGCACGACACGGCCACGTACCCCGCGACCACGACGACGAGCACGAGCAGCAGCGGGTTGTTCGTCCGGCCGGAGACCGCGCCCAGCGACAGCGCCCACAGCCACCACGCGCCGGGGTGCAGCGTCACTCCGCGGCCTTCGCGCGCCGCCGCGCGGTCCACACGCCCAGCCCGGCCAGCAGCGCGACCAGCACGATGCCGGTGACGAGACCGGCCGTGCCGCCGGACGACGTGCCCGCGGTGGGGTCGACGACGACGGACGTGGCGCCCGGCGCGGTCGAGGCGCCGGCGGACGTCCGGGACGGCGCGGACGTGCCACCGGTCGGGGCGTCCGACGAGGACGGCGGCGCGCCGGCGGCCGGGGTCGTGGTCGGTCCGGGCTCGACGGTCGGCTGCCCCGGCTGCCCCGGCTGGACGGGCTGCCCCGGCTGGTCCGCCGGCTGCCCCGGTGCGGGCTGTCCCGGGTTCGGCTGTCCCGGGTTCGGCGCGGGCGG
This region of Saccharothrix longispora genomic DNA includes:
- a CDS encoding sugar efflux transporter, whose translation is MSEPRVSRRSRPFVPLVSVSLLSGTGYALVSPFMALFLVKELHAGPFAVGAFLLVGALASIVLSTLVGRFSDTRDVRRTLMFAASVVGAVALALFAVLRDYWLLLAVSVTLWAFSASHMPQMFAYARQLLDRSRSTRGAFAISGLRTTLSVAWVGGPPLGALLMTAAGFTGLFTAAAAMYVLTAVATLIWLPRLGPDPVVAADVDHRPGPRGGFLLASAAFVLLQGATAVGVAAMPLFITEDLGGTAGDAGLVLGLCAALEIPLMLGFGALAVRFDHRVLVLAGGALALAYYSVMVLVQATWQVMAAQALHAVVISAVMGVGISYFQDLAPDRPGYATTLYTNTARLSAMTSGPLLGAAQHFGYRTAYGIGLVMSALGLALLLADRRQRRGAVPEGA
- a CDS encoding ECF transporter S component; the protein is MNALRVRPRAAVALAVAAAISVVAFGWPLLVSADAGIARGAEAPWVFALLLPLVLAVVLAELSEGGLDAKAVAVLGVLSALGAAIRPLGAGTAGIETVFFLLVLGGRVFGPGFGFVLGNTMLFASALLTGGVGPWLPYQMLGAAWVGLGAGLLPKPRGVKPGGGAELALLAAYSAVASLVYGLLLNLSFWPFALGAASTSLSYQPGGPLADNLVRLVLFSLATSLGWDVGRAITTTVLVLATGPVLLRTLRRAARRASFADPVFAGPAVGSAASGRVSGAAAPPPPPPRPAPPA
- a CDS encoding ABC transporter ATP-binding protein, encoding MIRFENVTVTYREAARPVLSGVDLHVPEGELCLVVGRTGSGKSTLLRAVNGLVPHFTGGTLAGRVLVDGRDTRTHPPRELADVVGVVAQDPQAGFVTDSVEEELAYSMESLALPNAVMRKRVEETLDLLGLAELRNRPLAALSGGQQQRVAVGAALTAHPKVLVLDEPTSALDPGAAEDVLAALHRLVHDVGMTVLIAEHRLERVAQYADRVVWLPGDGGAPVAGAPGPVLARAPVAPPVVRLARLAGWEPVPVSIRDARRLAGPLRDRLDDRPDVPRSPGATVLTARDLRVRHSSVDALRGVSLTVGEGERVAVMGRNGAGKSSLLWAVQGTGKRSGGEVAVDGVDPASLKPGPRRAAVGLVPQQPADLLYLHTVRGECEQADRESGRPGGTCRELLDRLAPGVPDDRHPRDLSEGQRLALVLAVALTPRPRVVLLDEPTRGLDYPAKTRLAGALRDLADDGHAVVLATHDVEFVAEYATRVVVLADGEVVADGPTAEVVTASPVFSPQVAKVLAPRRWLTVADVADALEEGR
- a CDS encoding CbiQ family ECF transporter T component, whose translation is MTLHPGAWWLWALSLGAVSGRTNNPLLLVLVVVVAGYVAVSCRQDTPWASAYGVFLKFGLVVIAIRVLFHVLLGGVTGPTVLLVLPEVPLPDWARGVRLGGPVSAEGLAFAVYQGLQLATLLCCVGAANALANAKRLLRSLPAALYEVSVAVVVALTVAPQLVASARSVRRARALRGDAVRGVRAVRVLLAPVLEDAFERSLVLAAAMDSRGYGRTAGQSRRARLLTGGLVLGGLAGLCVGAYGLLDGTSSPLVGAPVLAVGSALAVAGLWSGSRRVRRSRYRPDRWGPRELLVVASGLVAVSAAFLAPADLGGAALSASTVPLTAPGLPLLPTLGVLCALAPVLIAGRPTGKRT